A genomic segment from Vicugna pacos chromosome 17, VicPac4, whole genome shotgun sequence encodes:
- the THOC7 gene encoding THO complex subunit 7 isoform X2, producing MLSTLSQCEFSMGKTLLVYDMNLREMENYEKIYKEIECSIAGAHEKIAECKKQILQAKRIRKNRQEYDALAKVIQHHPDRHETLKELEALGKELEHLSHIKESVEDKLELRRKQFHVLLSTIHELQQTLENDEKLSEVEEAQETSMETDPKP from the exons ATGCTGAGCACACTGTCCCAATGTGAGTTTTCCATGGGCAAAACTTTGCTGGTATATGATATGAAtctcagagaaatggaaaattatgaaaaaatctACAAAGAAATAG aatgtagcatTGCTGGAGCACATGAAAAAATTGCTGAGTGCAAAAAGCAAATTCTTCAAGCAAAACGGATACGAAAAAATCGCCAAG AATATGATGCTTTGGCAAAAGTGATCCAGCATCATCCAGACAGGCATGAGACATTAAA ggaACTAGAGGCTCTGGGGAAAGAATTAGAGCATCTTTCACATATTAAAGAAAGTGTCGAAGATAAG CTGGAATTGAGAAGGAAACAGTTCCACGTTCTTCTTAGCACCATTCATGAACTTCAGCAAACACTGGAAA ACGATGAAAAGCTCTCAGAGGTGGAAGAAGCTCAAGAAACAAGCATGGAAACTGACCCTAAACCATAG